Proteins from one Telopea speciosissima isolate NSW1024214 ecotype Mountain lineage chromosome 1, Tspe_v1, whole genome shotgun sequence genomic window:
- the LOC122648716 gene encoding trihelix transcription factor ASIL2-like, whose amino-acid sequence MAASLSSAQEPSPTTAVTIITNTNTNTAAVDARPIPQPPSSSRRLPPPCWSHEETVALIDSYRDKWYTLRRGNLKATHWQDVADAIARRCPFANPSKTSVQCRHKVEKLRKRYRTEKQKALSNPGRFSSSWVYFRKMDGMEKGPSPAPPRSNSTDEDDEDDDDDENEDDGEDDDPMPPTNTRSLHRLLNNGVSTNGSSGGGVGGFRLRIPSRATIALPAITGFRSKSYDRVVDENPNPNPNHNPRYMNGGSSSRSSFGRRSDGGGGGGGGGVKREMDPVSDMVTSIRMLGEGFVKMEQRKIDVAREIERMRMDMEMKRTEMILESQQRIVEAFAKGFSGKKKIKRLPSPDS is encoded by the coding sequence aTGGCTGCGTCCTTGTCCTCAGCCCAAGAACCCAGCCCAACCACCGCCGTCACCATCAtcaccaacaccaacaccaacaccgCCGCCGTCGACGCCCGTCCGATCCCTCAGCCGCCTTCTTCCTCCCGACGCCTCCCTCCTCCTTGCTGGTCTCATGAAGAAACCGTAGCTCTCATCGACTCATACCGTGACAAATGGTACACCCTCCGCCGTGGTAATCTCAAGGCCACCCACTGGCAGGACGTCGCTGATGCTATTGCTCGCCGCTGCCCCTTTGCCAACCCTTCCAAGACCTCCGTTCAATGTCGTCATAAGGTCGAGAAGCTACGCAAGCGTTACCGCACCGAGAAGCAGAAAGCCCTCTCCAACCCTGGTCGCTTCTCCTCCTCGTGGGTCTACTTCCGCAAAATGGATGGCATGGAGAAAGGCCCTTCTCCTGCCCCTCCCCGTTCTAATTCCACCGACGAAGACGATGAGGACGACGATGATGATGAGAATGAAGACGATGGCGAGGACGACGACCCCATGCCTCCCACCAATACCCGTAGTCTCCATCGCCTTCTCAATAATGGGGTTAGTACCAATGGCAGTAGCGGAGGAGGTGTTGGAGGGTTTCGTCTTAGAATTCCCAGCCGCGCCACGATTGCTTTGCCAGCCATCACGGGGTTCCGGTCCAAGAGCTACGATAGGGTCGTCGATGAAAACCCTAATCCGAATCCTAACCATAATCCTAGGTACATGAATGGTGGTTCCTCGTCGAGGTCCAGCTTTGGGCGGAGGAGcgatgggggtgggggtgggggtggtggagGGGTTAAGAGAGAGATGGATCCAGTTTCCGATATGGTTACTTCGATTAGGATGTTGGGAGAAGGGTTCGTGAAGATGGAGCAGAGGAAGATCGATGTGGCCAGAGAGATCGAGAGAATGCGGATGGACATGGAGATGAAGCGGACCGAGATGATTCTCGAATCCCAGCAGAGAATCGTCGAAGCTTTTGCTAAAGGGTTttctgggaagaagaagatcaagagGTTACCATCGCCGGATTCATAG